Proteins encoded by one window of Pseudonocardia alni:
- a CDS encoding cutinase family protein, with protein sequence MHIGSVVTVIAAVAGIALAGVVAAPTAGAAPAPPSGCPQIETIAVRGSTEAQGGGSIAGPLASSIRSRSTQTVRTHDLVYPATLSNYASSVRQGVSALRSRLSSTSSQCPSTRFVLIGYPQGAQVVGDTLAGGGVPGADRIPAVVLFGDPTFNGRESYNTGSYSAARNGVFPRSRGALSAYASSIRSYCNATDNFCQRGASGGGHYRYASDRTAATTFALGRIGG encoded by the coding sequence GTGCACATCGGGAGTGTCGTCACCGTGATCGCGGCCGTGGCCGGCATCGCGCTGGCGGGCGTCGTCGCCGCCCCCACGGCGGGCGCCGCACCCGCCCCGCCGAGCGGGTGCCCACAGATCGAGACGATCGCCGTACGCGGCAGCACCGAGGCCCAGGGCGGCGGCAGCATCGCCGGTCCGCTGGCGTCGTCGATCCGGTCACGGTCGACGCAGACCGTCCGGACCCATGACCTGGTCTACCCGGCGACGCTGAGCAACTACGCGAGCAGCGTGCGCCAGGGGGTGTCCGCGCTGCGCAGCCGCCTGTCGTCGACGTCGTCGCAGTGCCCGTCCACCCGGTTCGTGCTGATCGGGTACCCGCAGGGCGCCCAGGTCGTCGGGGACACCCTGGCCGGCGGTGGCGTCCCCGGAGCCGACCGCATCCCGGCGGTGGTGCTGTTCGGCGACCCGACGTTCAACGGCCGTGAGAGCTACAACACCGGCAGCTACTCCGCGGCCCGCAACGGCGTGTTCCCGCGCTCCCGCGGCGCGCTGTCGGCCTACGCCTCGTCGATCCGCTCCTACTGCAACGCCACCGACAACTTCTGCCAGCGCGGGGCGAGCGGCGGCGGCCACTACCGCTACGCGAGCGACCGGACCGCCGCCACCACGTTCGCCCTGGGGCGGATCGGGGGCTGA
- the cbiE gene encoding precorrin-6y C5,15-methyltransferase (decarboxylating) subunit CbiE, giving the protein MGDPLTVVGIGADGWAGLPETHRDALRDAEVLLGGSRQLDLLPADVAGERWAWPSPLVPALPGILDSLADRRVAVLASGDPMFFGIGATLARVAGPDRLRVLTHPSSVALACARLGWGSEHVAVLSVVGRPLDALRRALAPGARLVVLSAGAGSPAEIAGLLAGAGWGDSRMTVLERLGAPDERRVSATAAAWRGEADALNVVALECVPDTGLVPPGETPGLPDDTYDHDGQLTKREVRAVTLAHLAPRAGELLWDIGAGSGSIGIEWMRAHPRCRAIAVETRPERADRVAANAAALGVPGLRVVTGPAPDVLAGLERPDVVFVGGGLTREGVLDACLAALGPGGRLVANAVTVQTEAALAAAHAAHGGDLVRVQVARAVPVGGFHGWRPAMPVTLWSWRNVL; this is encoded by the coding sequence GTGGGTGACCCGCTCACCGTCGTCGGGATCGGCGCCGACGGCTGGGCCGGGCTGCCGGAGACCCACCGCGACGCGCTGCGCGACGCCGAGGTGCTGCTCGGCGGGTCCCGCCAGCTCGACCTGCTGCCCGCCGACGTGGCGGGGGAGCGGTGGGCGTGGCCGTCGCCGCTGGTCCCGGCGTTGCCGGGGATCCTCGACTCCCTCGCCGACCGGCGCGTCGCGGTGCTCGCCTCCGGCGACCCGATGTTCTTCGGGATCGGCGCCACGCTCGCCCGCGTCGCCGGGCCGGACCGGCTGCGGGTGCTGACCCACCCGTCCTCGGTGGCGCTGGCCTGCGCCCGGCTGGGCTGGGGTTCGGAGCACGTGGCGGTGCTGAGCGTCGTCGGCCGCCCGCTCGACGCGCTGCGCCGGGCGCTGGCCCCGGGCGCCCGGCTGGTCGTGCTCTCGGCCGGAGCCGGGTCACCCGCCGAGATCGCCGGGCTGCTCGCCGGCGCCGGATGGGGCGACTCGCGGATGACGGTGCTGGAGCGGCTCGGCGCGCCCGACGAGCGCCGGGTGTCCGCCACCGCCGCGGCCTGGCGGGGCGAGGCGGACGCGCTGAACGTCGTCGCGCTCGAGTGCGTCCCCGACACCGGGCTCGTCCCGCCGGGGGAGACGCCCGGCCTGCCCGACGACACCTACGACCACGACGGTCAGCTCACCAAGCGCGAGGTCCGCGCCGTCACCCTCGCCCACCTCGCGCCCCGCGCGGGGGAGCTGCTGTGGGACATCGGCGCCGGGTCCGGGTCGATCGGCATCGAGTGGATGCGGGCGCACCCGCGGTGCCGCGCGATCGCCGTCGAGACCCGCCCCGAGCGCGCCGACCGGGTCGCCGCCAACGCCGCGGCGCTCGGTGTCCCCGGCCTGCGGGTGGTGACCGGTCCCGCGCCGGACGTACTGGCCGGGCTGGAACGGCCCGACGTCGTGTTCGTCGGCGGCGGGCTGACCCGCGAGGGCGTCCTCGACGCCTGCCTGGCCGCGCTGGGCCCGGGCGGTCGCCTGGTCGCCAACGCGGTCACCGTCCAGACCGAGGCGGCCCTGGCCGCCGCCCACGCCGCACACGGCGGGGACCTCGTACGGGTGCAGGTCGCCCGCGCCGTCCCCGTCGGCGGCTTCCACGGATGGCGCCCCGCCATGCCCGTGACCCTGTGGAGCTGGAGGAACGTTCTGTGA
- the cobT gene encoding nicotinate-nucleotide--dimethylbenzimidazole phosphoribosyltransferase, with protein sequence MTDFYDVLHSRRDVRTGFRPDPVDDEVLTRVLQAAHAAPSVGFSQPWDFVLVRDAGVRERVHALVSAQRDRYAASLPAARAEALRAIRVEAIRETPLNVVVTADATRGGRHTLGRHERPEMGPYSAALAVQNLWLAGRAEGLGVGWVSFFGDDGLTELGALLGLPAHVEVVAYLCVGHVDAFPDRPELEQHGWARRRPLDWAVHQDTWGARGLPGAAPTALLESTVDAVAPVDGVALAAARDRLDRMTKPRGALGRVEDVAVALAGIAGAEVPPVPSPAAVAIFAGDHGVHAQGVTPWPQEVTAQMVANFTAGGAVVNAFARQLGAEVLVVDVGVAAGLDPVPGLLPRKVARGTADMTTGPAMTREQARAALEHGIEVARDLVAAGNRCLLTGDMGIANTTAAAALVCAFTGADPAVATGRGTGVDDETLARKADVVRRALELHRPDPADPLGVLTAVGGLEHAGLAGFVLGAAALRVPVVLDGVIAGSAALVAAAFAPDVVGYCLGGHRSAEPGGALALDHLGLAPLLELDMRLGEGTGALLALPVLQGAARAMADVATFDAAGVTDKTGG encoded by the coding sequence GTGACGGACTTCTACGACGTCCTGCACTCCCGCCGCGACGTCCGCACCGGCTTCCGGCCCGACCCGGTCGACGACGAGGTCCTCACCCGCGTCCTGCAGGCCGCGCACGCCGCCCCGAGCGTCGGGTTCTCCCAGCCCTGGGACTTCGTCCTGGTCCGCGACGCGGGCGTCCGCGAGCGCGTGCACGCCCTCGTCTCCGCCCAGCGCGACCGCTACGCCGCGTCGCTGCCCGCCGCCCGCGCCGAGGCGCTGCGCGCGATCCGGGTGGAGGCGATCCGCGAGACCCCGCTGAACGTCGTCGTGACCGCCGACGCCACCCGCGGCGGCCGGCACACCCTCGGCCGCCACGAACGCCCCGAGATGGGTCCGTACTCCGCCGCCCTCGCGGTGCAGAACCTGTGGCTGGCCGGCCGCGCCGAGGGCCTCGGGGTCGGCTGGGTGTCGTTCTTCGGCGACGACGGCCTCACCGAGCTCGGCGCGCTGCTCGGGCTGCCCGCGCACGTCGAGGTCGTCGCCTACCTGTGCGTCGGCCATGTCGACGCCTTCCCCGACCGGCCCGAGCTGGAACAGCACGGCTGGGCCCGGCGGCGCCCGCTGGACTGGGCGGTGCACCAGGACACCTGGGGCGCCCGCGGGCTGCCCGGCGCCGCGCCCACCGCCCTGCTGGAGTCCACCGTGGACGCCGTCGCGCCGGTCGACGGGGTCGCCCTGGCCGCGGCCCGCGACCGGCTCGACCGGATGACCAAGCCGCGTGGCGCGCTCGGCCGGGTGGAGGACGTGGCCGTCGCGCTCGCCGGGATCGCCGGGGCCGAAGTGCCGCCGGTGCCGTCCCCGGCCGCGGTCGCGATCTTCGCCGGCGACCACGGCGTGCACGCCCAGGGCGTCACCCCGTGGCCGCAGGAGGTCACCGCACAGATGGTCGCGAACTTCACCGCGGGCGGTGCGGTGGTGAACGCGTTCGCCCGCCAGCTCGGGGCGGAGGTCCTCGTCGTCGACGTCGGGGTGGCCGCCGGGCTCGATCCGGTGCCCGGCCTGCTGCCCCGCAAGGTCGCCCGCGGCACCGCCGACATGACCACCGGCCCGGCCATGACCCGCGAGCAGGCCCGCGCCGCGCTCGAGCACGGCATCGAGGTCGCCCGCGACCTGGTCGCCGCCGGGAACCGCTGCCTGCTCACCGGGGACATGGGCATCGCCAACACCACCGCCGCGGCCGCGCTGGTGTGCGCGTTCACCGGCGCCGACCCGGCCGTCGCGACCGGGCGCGGCACCGGCGTCGACGACGAGACCCTGGCCCGCAAGGCCGACGTCGTGCGCCGCGCCCTGGAGCTGCACCGGCCCGACCCGGCCGACCCGCTCGGGGTGCTCACCGCCGTCGGCGGGCTGGAGCACGCGGGGCTGGCCGGGTTCGTCCTGGGCGCCGCCGCGCTGCGCGTCCCGGTGGTGCTCGACGGCGTCATCGCCGGCTCCGCCGCCCTGGTCGCCGCCGCGTTCGCGCCGGACGTCGTCGGCTACTGCCTGGGCGGGCACCGCTCCGCCGAGCCGGGCGGCGCGCTCGCTCTGGACCACCTCGGCCTCGCGCCGCTGCTGGAGCTCGACATGCGCCTCGGCGAGGGCACCGGCGCGCTGCTCGCGCTGCCGGTGCTGCAGGGCGCGGCGCGGGCGATGGCCGACGTCGCCACCTTCGACGCCGCCGGGGTCACGGACAAGACCGGTGGGTGA
- a CDS encoding YchJ family protein translates to MPDGACSTTVLCPCGTGRPEDTCCAPVLAGRPAATAEALMRSRYTAFVRGDRAYLLASWHPSTRPRRLRLEPGSVWTGLEIVARSGGTMFSTDGTVEFRAHRTDGVLAERSRFVREDGRWFYVDGDVE, encoded by the coding sequence ATGCCGGATGGGGCATGCTCGACGACCGTGCTCTGCCCCTGCGGTACCGGCCGCCCCGAGGACACCTGCTGCGCCCCCGTGCTCGCCGGGCGCCCCGCCGCCACGGCGGAGGCGCTGATGCGCAGCCGCTACACCGCCTTCGTGCGGGGCGACCGTGCGTACCTGCTGGCGTCGTGGCACCCGTCGACGCGGCCGCGACGGCTGCGGCTGGAGCCGGGGTCGGTGTGGACGGGGCTGGAGATCGTGGCGCGCTCGGGCGGGACGATGTTCTCCACCGACGGGACCGTCGAGTTCCGGGCCCATCGGACGGACGGGGTGCTGGCCGAGCGCAGCCGGTTCGTCCGGGAGGACGGTCGGTGGTTCTACGTCGACGGGGACGTGGAGTAG
- the cobM gene encoding precorrin-4 C(11)-methyltransferase has protein sequence MTVHFIGAGPGAVDLLTLRARDLIAAAPVCLYAGSLVPPEMLEICPPGARTVDTALMTLDEILDEMVRAHRHGLDVARLASGDPSVFSAMAEQMRRLETEGVPYDVCPGVPAYAAAAAALGRELTVPTVAQTVTLTRIAARATPMPENEGLDKLGAAGGTVVLHLAVHRIAEVVDALAPSYGGDCPAAVVAHASRAHEIVLRGTLEQMPKAVDEAGIQRTAVIIVGEALAARHFPDSHLYSSDRCRS, from the coding sequence GTGACGGTGCACTTCATCGGGGCCGGACCCGGTGCGGTCGACCTGCTGACGCTGCGGGCCCGCGACCTCATCGCGGCCGCGCCGGTCTGCCTCTACGCGGGCAGCCTGGTGCCGCCGGAGATGCTGGAGATCTGCCCGCCCGGCGCTCGCACCGTCGACACCGCGCTGATGACCCTCGACGAGATTCTCGACGAGATGGTGCGCGCGCACCGGCACGGGCTCGACGTCGCCCGCCTCGCCTCGGGGGACCCGTCGGTGTTCTCGGCGATGGCCGAGCAGATGCGCCGCCTGGAGACCGAGGGCGTGCCCTACGACGTGTGCCCCGGAGTCCCCGCCTACGCGGCGGCGGCCGCGGCGCTGGGCCGCGAGCTCACCGTCCCCACGGTCGCCCAGACCGTCACCCTCACCCGGATCGCCGCGCGCGCGACCCCGATGCCGGAGAACGAGGGACTCGACAAGCTGGGCGCCGCCGGCGGCACCGTGGTGCTGCACCTGGCCGTGCACCGGATCGCCGAGGTCGTCGACGCCCTGGCCCCCTCCTACGGCGGCGACTGCCCGGCCGCGGTGGTGGCACACGCGTCGCGTGCACACGAGATCGTGCTGCGCGGGACCCTGGAGCAGATGCCCAAGGCCGTCGACGAGGCCGGGATCCAGCGCACCGCCGTGATCATCGTCGGGGAGGCGCTGGCGGCCCGGCACTTCCCGGACTCGCACCTCTACAGCTCGGACCGCTGCCGGAGCTGA
- a CDS encoding HNH endonuclease has product MAVTHEPPVHAPGVDGRGFASGELALLRLLIDQVVDDDVSVLSEADLIDQIRQIESLQSSLAALQATRIRAFAQAHVENRLTDERADADGLHRSVVAQVQLACRVSTAEARTRVANARDLYAGFGRVRDLHIAGQLSAAKVSAIAVECRDLDTRRRRQVDARLALHDLPRLGIGRLRAMTRRLVAEIAPDLFRARVHTARAERRVTLRPAPDAMSYLTAYVPAEQGAACLAALQKAFVEVQVDPAPLTRTRGQVLADTLVERVTGQTTATAVNLEVQVTVPVQALLDPTSPLPAEIPGLGPVPADLLATSDGTKALRRLLTDHGLVIGGDSRRRTSTGLLATLVRARAQNRCTEPYYDAPIRHLDHIHRTADGGRTELDNGRGVCEFHNHVREQPGWHVARGPAGVTTTTPTGHTYLAPDPP; this is encoded by the coding sequence GTGGCTGTGACCCACGAGCCTCCCGTCCACGCCCCCGGCGTGGACGGGCGCGGGTTCGCGTCCGGTGAGCTCGCGCTGCTGCGGCTCCTAATCGACCAGGTCGTCGACGACGACGTCTCCGTGCTCTCCGAGGCCGACCTGATCGACCAAATCCGGCAGATCGAGTCCCTGCAGTCGTCCCTCGCCGCGCTCCAGGCGACGCGCATCCGGGCGTTCGCCCAGGCACACGTCGAGAACAGGCTCACCGACGAACGCGCCGACGCCGACGGGCTCCATCGCAGTGTGGTCGCCCAGGTCCAGCTCGCCTGCCGCGTCTCCACGGCCGAGGCCCGCACCCGGGTGGCGAACGCCCGGGACCTGTACGCCGGGTTCGGGCGTGTCCGGGACCTGCACATAGCCGGGCAGCTCAGCGCCGCGAAGGTCTCCGCGATCGCCGTCGAGTGCCGTGATCTCGACACCCGTCGCCGCAGACAGGTCGACGCCCGTCTCGCCCTGCACGACCTGCCCCGCCTGGGCATCGGACGGCTCCGCGCGATGACCCGCCGGCTGGTCGCCGAGATCGCCCCCGACCTGTTCCGCGCCCGCGTCCACACCGCCCGAGCCGAACGCCGGGTCACGCTGCGGCCGGCGCCGGACGCGATGAGCTACCTGACCGCCTACGTGCCGGCCGAACAGGGCGCCGCCTGCCTCGCCGCCCTCCAGAAAGCCTTCGTCGAGGTCCAGGTCGACCCCGCGCCGCTGACCCGCACCCGCGGACAGGTCCTCGCCGACACCCTCGTCGAACGCGTCACCGGACAGACCACCGCCACCGCGGTGAACCTCGAGGTCCAGGTCACCGTCCCGGTCCAGGCCCTGCTCGACCCCACCTCCCCGCTCCCCGCGGAGATCCCCGGCCTCGGGCCCGTCCCGGCCGATCTGCTCGCCACCTCCGACGGGACGAAGGCGCTGCGCCGGCTGCTCACCGACCACGGTCTGGTCATCGGCGGCGACTCCCGCCGACGCACCTCCACCGGCCTGCTCGCCACCCTGGTGAGGGCCCGGGCGCAGAACCGGTGCACCGAGCCCTACTACGACGCACCGATCCGCCACCTCGACCACATCCACCGCACCGCCGACGGTGGCCGCACCGAGCTGGACAACGGACGGGGGGTGTGTGAGTTCCACAACCACGTCCGCGAACAACCCGGCTGGCACGTCGCCCGTGGACCCGCCGGGGTCACGACCACCACCCCCACCGGACACACCTACCTCGCACCCGACCCACCGTGA